A DNA window from Bacteroides cellulosilyticus contains the following coding sequences:
- the gmd gene encoding GDP-mannose 4,6-dehydratase, producing MRKVALITGITGQDGSYLAEFLIEKGYEVHGILRRSSSFNTSRIEHLYLDEWVRDMKKNRLINLHWGDMTDSSSLIRIISDVHPTEIYNLAAQSHVKVSFDVPEYTAEADAVGTLRLLEAVRICGLERTCRIYQASTSELFGKVQEVPQKETTPFYPRSPYGVAKQYGFWITKNYRESYDMFAVNGILFNHESERRGETFVTRKITLAAARIKQGFQDKLYLGNLDSLRDWGYAKDYVECMWLILQHDTPEDFVIATGEMHTVREFATLAFQHLNIELKWEGTGVNEKGIDVSTGKILVEVDPKYFRPCEVEQLLGDPTKAKTLLGWNPTKTSFEQLVQIMVNHDMNFVKKLHLKARLDKE from the coding sequence ATGAGAAAAGTAGCATTAATTACCGGCATTACCGGTCAAGATGGCTCCTATCTGGCCGAGTTTCTAATAGAAAAAGGATATGAGGTTCACGGCATTCTTCGTCGTTCTTCATCATTTAATACATCCCGAATAGAACATCTCTACTTGGATGAATGGGTCCGAGACATGAAAAAAAATCGTTTGATAAATCTTCATTGGGGGGATATGACAGATAGTAGTTCGTTGATACGTATTATTAGCGATGTCCATCCGACAGAAATCTATAATCTTGCTGCGCAGAGCCATGTAAAGGTGTCTTTTGATGTACCGGAATATACGGCAGAAGCTGATGCGGTAGGTACGCTTCGACTGTTGGAAGCCGTACGCATATGTGGCTTGGAACGTACCTGTCGTATTTATCAGGCTTCTACTTCGGAGTTATTCGGTAAAGTGCAGGAAGTACCGCAAAAAGAAACGACCCCATTTTATCCGCGTAGTCCTTACGGTGTTGCCAAACAATATGGTTTTTGGATAACTAAGAACTATCGCGAAAGCTATGATATGTTTGCCGTGAACGGCATCTTGTTTAATCATGAGAGTGAACGTCGTGGCGAGACTTTTGTGACCCGTAAGATAACATTGGCTGCTGCCCGTATCAAACAAGGTTTTCAAGATAAGCTTTATTTGGGCAATCTGGACTCATTGCGCGACTGGGGGTATGCAAAGGACTATGTGGAATGTATGTGGCTTATCCTTCAGCATGATACACCGGAGGATTTTGTAATTGCTACAGGTGAAATGCATACAGTTCGTGAATTTGCAACCCTGGCCTTCCAGCATTTAAATATAGAATTAAAGTGGGAGGGGACAGGCGTTAATGAAAAAGGTATTGATGTTTCTACCGGTAAGATTTTGGTGGAGGTCGATCCTAAATATTTTCGTCCTTGCGAAGTAGAACAGCTTTTGGGTGATCCGACTAAGGCTAAGACTTTACTAGGTTGGAATCCGACGAAAACATCGTTTGAACAGCTGGTTCAGATAATGGTGAATCACGACATGAACTTTGTGAAGAAGCTTCACCTGAAAGCGCGACTCGACAAAGAATAA
- a CDS encoding mannose-1-phosphate guanylyltransferase gives MGTHVVIMAGGIGSRFWPMSTQEYPKQFIDVVGCGKSLLQLTVERFSTFCSMTNFWVVTSEKYVEIVKKQLPELSTDNILAEPLSRNTAPCIAYACWKIKKRHPQANIVVTPSDALVINIAEFQRVISSALEFTASNNSIVTIGIKPNRPETGYGYICATEKVGNTGLYSVEGFKEKPDLKTAQRYLQLGNYFWNAGIFVWNVNTIDESIRRYTPDLSKIMDEMSIDFFTEAEKITVSKQFPKCDKISIDYAVMEKAEKIYTLPAEFGWSDLGSWGALRMLLPQDEDSNACIGEDVRMYNCRNCIVHTQEERRVVVEGLDGYIIAENKGALLVCSLKEEQRIKEFVN, from the coding sequence ATGGGAACGCATGTTGTTATTATGGCCGGTGGTATTGGTAGTCGTTTTTGGCCTATGAGTACGCAAGAATATCCAAAACAGTTTATAGATGTAGTAGGATGTGGAAAATCGTTACTCCAATTAACTGTGGAACGTTTTTCTACATTTTGTTCTATGACTAACTTTTGGGTTGTGACCAGCGAAAAATATGTAGAAATTGTAAAGAAGCAATTGCCGGAATTATCGACAGACAATATTCTTGCAGAGCCACTTTCTCGTAATACTGCCCCTTGTATTGCATATGCTTGTTGGAAAATAAAGAAGCGTCATCCTCAAGCTAATATAGTCGTTACACCTTCGGATGCTTTGGTTATTAATATTGCTGAGTTTCAAAGAGTAATAAGTTCTGCGCTTGAGTTTACTGCCTCAAATAATAGTATCGTAACGATAGGTATAAAGCCTAATCGACCTGAAACGGGCTATGGTTATATTTGTGCAACTGAGAAAGTTGGAAACACGGGGTTATATAGTGTTGAAGGCTTTAAAGAAAAACCGGATTTAAAGACGGCACAACGCTATCTTCAGCTGGGTAACTATTTCTGGAATGCAGGCATTTTTGTTTGGAATGTGAATACTATTGACGAATCAATAAGACGATACACTCCTGACTTATCAAAAATAATGGATGAAATGTCAATAGATTTCTTTACGGAAGCTGAAAAAATAACTGTTAGTAAACAATTCCCTAAATGTGATAAAATATCCATTGATTATGCTGTAATGGAAAAAGCCGAAAAGATATACACCCTTCCTGCTGAATTCGGTTGGAGTGATTTAGGTAGTTGGGGGGCGCTCCGAATGTTGTTACCCCAAGATGAAGATAGTAATGCTTGTATTGGTGAAGATGTAAGAATGTATAATTGTCGGAATTGTATTGTTCATACGCAAGAGGAGAGAAGAGTTGTAGTGGAAGGACTGGATGGCTATATAATAGCTGAAAATAAAGGTGCCTTACTAGTTTGTAGCCTGAAGGAAGAACAAAGGATTAAAGAATTTGTAAACTAA
- a CDS encoding YjbH domain-containing protein yields the protein MKFIFKWRILLILCFLGINITCKAQFTYGTTGLLNMPTAEMQRDKTFMFGGGFLERHATPARWFYDTYNYYVNITFFPWMEIAYTCTLHKAFENDPFLADGYWVPSTYGKFVNQDRNFSVRFRLWKEGWWKKWTPQIVLGGNDVLNNSWADGNKFEMSSKKGNGFYSRYYIVATKYLDMRAVGRLGIHAAYLYNKREDYHFNGPAVGMNLRLGLSNDSFFTEFLNHLNLMAEYDSKTVNIGVNCSFWKDYINAVVEFNQCKYVSTGLVFKIHLK from the coding sequence ATGAAGTTTATTTTCAAGTGGAGAATCTTATTAATTCTGTGTTTTCTAGGTATTAATATTACTTGTAAAGCGCAATTTACATATGGTACAACAGGGTTGCTGAATATGCCTACTGCAGAGATGCAAAGAGATAAAACATTTATGTTTGGAGGAGGATTTTTAGAGAGACATGCTACTCCTGCCAGATGGTTTTATGATACTTATAATTACTATGTCAACATTACTTTCTTTCCTTGGATGGAGATAGCATATACATGTACACTTCATAAAGCGTTTGAAAATGATCCTTTTTTAGCAGATGGATATTGGGTACCTTCTACCTATGGAAAGTTTGTAAATCAAGATAGAAATTTCTCAGTTCGTTTTCGCTTGTGGAAAGAGGGCTGGTGGAAAAAATGGACTCCACAAATAGTGCTAGGCGGTAATGATGTTTTAAATAATTCATGGGCAGATGGTAATAAATTTGAGATGTCTTCAAAGAAAGGTAATGGTTTTTATAGTAGGTATTATATAGTTGCAACAAAATATCTTGATATGAGAGCGGTTGGTAGGTTGGGAATTCATGCTGCTTATTTATATAATAAACGTGAAGATTATCATTTTAATGGTCCTGCTGTAGGAATGAATCTTCGATTAGGTTTATCGAATGATAGCTTTTTTACTGAATTTTTGAATCATCTAAATTTAATGGCAGAATATGATTCAAAAACAGTGAATATTGGTGTTAACTGTAGTTTCTGGAAAGATTATATTAATGCCGTTGTAGAATTTAATCAATGTAAGTATGTATCAACCGGTTTGGTTTTTAAAATTCATTTGAAATAG
- a CDS encoding glycosyltransferase family 4 protein: MKVRIMHVVQCAGGVDCYLRMLLAHMNRSLFEHIMVCSFDYCKADYEQLVEDFIQIDMCNSLSFEKDRNAIKIVRSLIKEYQPNVIYCHSSKAGGIGRIANIGLRFPIVYNPHGWAFNMNNSWMRKELYLWIERFLALFTTKIIAISNYEKLSAVEERVTSAKRIKVIFNGIDIDNIQWKLCENSITRDSLGIEHDAYVIGMVGRISPQKSPDIFVRAAVEIHKRIPKSHFIIVGDGDQRGEIEQLVCEMGLQKSLIITGWVDNPLSYIMLFDQALLLSRWEGFGLVLAEYMKLGKPVVATEINAIPDLITDRDNGLLVDVDNVQQIVAAVLNIYNNKELRRKLINNGLKRVDAFFDIKRVASEHEQMFLNLCESR; this comes from the coding sequence ATGAAGGTTAGAATAATGCATGTTGTTCAATGTGCTGGCGGTGTTGATTGTTATCTCCGTATGTTATTAGCACATATGAATCGTTCTTTATTTGAACACATTATGGTTTGTTCGTTTGATTATTGCAAAGCTGATTATGAACAACTTGTAGAGGATTTTATTCAGATTGATATGTGTAATTCATTATCTTTTGAAAAAGATAGAAATGCGATAAAAATAGTCCGTAGCTTAATAAAGGAATATCAACCTAATGTTATTTATTGCCATAGCAGTAAGGCTGGAGGGATAGGACGAATTGCAAATATAGGGTTAAGATTCCCAATTGTTTATAATCCTCACGGGTGGGCTTTTAATATGAATAATTCGTGGATGAGAAAGGAGCTATATTTATGGATTGAAAGATTTTTAGCTCTTTTTACTACTAAAATTATTGCGATATCTAATTATGAGAAACTGTCTGCAGTTGAGGAGCGTGTAACGTCAGCTAAAAGAATTAAAGTAATATTTAACGGAATTGATATCGATAATATACAATGGAAACTTTGTGAAAATAGTATTACACGAGATTCATTGGGAATAGAGCATGATGCATATGTTATTGGAATGGTTGGTCGTATTTCACCCCAAAAATCTCCAGATATATTTGTTCGTGCGGCAGTGGAAATACACAAAAGAATTCCTAAATCACATTTTATTATTGTTGGTGATGGTGATCAGCGTGGTGAAATAGAGCAATTAGTGTGTGAAATGGGTTTGCAAAAAAGTCTTATAATAACAGGCTGGGTTGATAATCCATTGTCTTATATAATGTTGTTTGATCAGGCATTGTTGCTTTCTCGTTGGGAGGGTTTTGGTTTAGTACTTGCTGAATATATGAAATTAGGTAAACCTGTTGTTGCGACTGAAATAAATGCAATTCCTGATTTGATAACAGATCGTGATAATGGTTTATTGGTTGATGTCGATAATGTACAGCAAATAGTAGCTGCCGTTTTGAATATATATAATAATAAGGAATTAAGAAGAAAATTAATAAATAATGGTTTGAAACGTGTTGATGCCTTTTTTGATATTAAAAGGGTTGCTTCCGAACATGAGCAAATGTTTCTGAATCTCTGTGAAAGTCGATAA
- a CDS encoding polysaccharide pyruvyl transferase family protein — translation MQTNNFNLWIKKVLGNNVKKMLIYLLFPQRNQFMLFNYANRAKKRRVNLNYWLESENLGDTLSPVIVNYMLSLRGISCDMEVKKRHHLYAVGSVLTAGIQDCTVWGSGILNATLTYRLKNRKLDIRAVRGPFTQVVLMDYGFNCPSVYGDPAILLPEIYTPVKIEKKFKFGLIMHKDQILEFEANSDIISINICTTNFHEFVDLLNSVEVIISSSLHGIILAESYGIKAVLLRPQVDILKYYDWYYSTGRYRFPVAGCVREAIDTIPVELPHLDELRRKLKEAFPYDIYQ, via the coding sequence ATGCAAACCAATAATTTTAATTTGTGGATTAAAAAAGTTTTAGGGAATAATGTAAAGAAAATGTTAATATATCTTTTATTTCCGCAACGTAATCAATTCATGCTTTTTAATTATGCAAACCGTGCTAAAAAAAGGAGAGTTAATTTGAACTATTGGCTTGAATCAGAGAATTTGGGCGATACTCTATCTCCTGTAATAGTTAATTATATGCTTTCTCTGCGGGGGATTTCTTGTGACATGGAGGTAAAAAAACGCCATCATCTTTATGCAGTGGGTAGTGTTTTAACAGCAGGAATTCAAGATTGTACAGTTTGGGGAAGTGGAATATTAAATGCAACTTTAACTTACAGGCTCAAGAATCGTAAACTAGATATTAGAGCCGTGCGTGGTCCGTTTACTCAGGTTGTACTTATGGATTATGGTTTTAATTGTCCAAGTGTTTATGGTGATCCTGCTATATTATTACCAGAGATTTATACACCAGTTAAAATAGAAAAGAAATTTAAGTTTGGGCTTATTATGCATAAGGATCAAATATTGGAATTTGAAGCAAATTCAGATATTATTTCAATAAATATTTGCACTACAAATTTCCATGAATTTGTAGATTTACTTAATAGTGTGGAAGTGATAATTTCATCAAGCTTACATGGGATTATTTTGGCAGAATCTTATGGTATCAAAGCTGTACTATTACGACCTCAAGTTGACATATTAAAATATTATGATTGGTATTATAGTACAGGTCGTTATCGCTTTCCTGTTGCTGGTTGTGTTAGAGAAGCCATAGATACTATACCAGTGGAGTTACCTCATTTAGATGAATTGCGTAGAAAACTCAAAGAGGCTTTTCCCTATGACATATATCAATAA
- a CDS encoding glycosyltransferase family 4 protein, which produces MKILFDYQAFTQCVGGVSRYHTELIKNFSDDVEVVLPTLFSKNIYLSEINARCHTALFNKQFMMEDNIFKILNIARSIYILRNAKYDVFHPTFLNPYFINHVKKPVVSTMHDLTHEKYPKLLPKASTVIEKRKRIIRASDIIIAISEETKRDLMTFYNIPDEKIVVIYHGIDQTLINSSGKKIIDIPYILYIGSRNSYKNFPMFLKAFSLIDQDVHLICTGTSFNSMELSLILQLGLEDRVHQMFVSNEELNNLLCNAVAFIYPSMSEGFGLPILEAFRCGCPCIISNLMCFKEVAGNAAIYFDPNSVEDMKVAISKTISDSSLLSCLKEEGYSRMKTFTWKKTAAKTECVYRKIL; this is translated from the coding sequence ATGAAAATATTATTTGATTATCAGGCCTTTACTCAATGTGTTGGCGGAGTGAGTCGTTATCATACGGAATTGATAAAAAATTTTTCAGATGATGTTGAGGTAGTACTTCCTACATTGTTTAGTAAAAATATCTACTTATCTGAAATAAATGCACGGTGTCATACTGCTTTATTTAATAAACAATTCATGATGGAGGATAATATTTTTAAAATCTTGAATATAGCACGTAGCATTTATATACTAAGGAATGCTAAATATGATGTTTTTCATCCTACATTTTTGAATCCGTATTTTATAAATCATGTCAAAAAACCTGTAGTCTCCACTATGCATGATCTGACACATGAAAAATATCCTAAGTTACTACCTAAGGCTTCCACGGTAATTGAAAAAAGAAAGCGGATTATAAGAGCTTCAGATATTATTATTGCAATTAGTGAAGAAACTAAACGAGATTTGATGACATTTTATAATATTCCAGATGAAAAAATAGTTGTAATATATCATGGTATAGATCAGACGCTTATCAATAGTTCTGGAAAAAAGATAATTGATATACCTTATATATTATATATAGGGTCACGTAATTCTTATAAAAACTTTCCCATGTTTTTAAAAGCATTTAGCTTAATTGATCAAGATGTTCATTTAATTTGTACTGGTACTTCTTTTAATTCTATGGAGTTGTCATTGATTCTTCAGTTAGGCCTTGAAGATAGGGTTCATCAAATGTTTGTTTCGAATGAAGAATTAAATAATCTATTGTGTAATGCTGTAGCATTTATATATCCTTCAATGAGTGAGGGATTCGGCTTACCTATCCTTGAAGCTTTTCGTTGTGGATGTCCTTGTATAATAAGTAATCTAATGTGTTTTAAAGAGGTTGCTGGAAATGCTGCTATTTATTTTGATCCAAACAGTGTTGAAGATATGAAAGTTGCTATATCAAAAACTATATCTGATTCCAGTTTATTATCTTGTTTGAAAGAAGAAGGATATAGTAGAATGAAGACATTTACATGGAAAAAAACAGCTGCCAAAACAGAATGTGTATATAGAAAAATATTGTAG
- a CDS encoding glycosyltransferase family 2 protein — protein sequence MKFSVTIPAYKRSFLQECIDSVLAQTYADFELIVVNDASPEDLDSVLNTYHDSRIHYYKNKRNCGALNVVDNWNICLNYVTGDYIICMGDDDKLKPNCLEEYYKLIKLFPHLNVYHARTEIIDENSKVIKKQEERPRFESVYSMIWYRWNGRVQYIGDFLFKVSTLREHNGFFKIPFALCSDDISVAIAAKENGIANINNAVFQYRINSQTISNNGNGKVLMEATVEIWKWYEQFLSEEPINSEDKLYWKLLKKSLQERFCKLRYAIIARDLVKNTFSNLWYWVKLRDIYSLSYLLILRSFISGFYYRLKIKKTNY from the coding sequence ATGAAATTTAGTGTAACTATCCCAGCTTATAAGCGGAGTTTTCTTCAAGAATGCATTGACAGTGTTCTGGCACAGACATATGCTGATTTTGAGCTGATTGTTGTAAATGATGCCTCGCCTGAGGATTTAGATTCTGTGTTAAATACATATCATGATTCTAGAATTCATTACTATAAAAACAAGAGAAATTGTGGGGCGTTGAATGTGGTGGATAATTGGAATATATGTCTAAATTATGTTACTGGAGATTACATAATTTGCATGGGTGATGATGATAAATTGAAGCCCAATTGTCTTGAAGAGTATTATAAATTAATAAAATTATTTCCTCATCTTAATGTTTACCATGCAAGGACAGAAATTATAGATGAAAACTCTAAAGTAATAAAAAAGCAAGAGGAACGACCTCGATTTGAGTCTGTATATTCGATGATTTGGTATAGGTGGAATGGACGGGTTCAATATATAGGTGATTTTCTTTTTAAGGTATCTACTCTTCGGGAGCATAATGGTTTTTTTAAGATTCCATTTGCTTTATGTAGTGATGATATTTCTGTAGCAATTGCGGCAAAAGAAAATGGAATTGCGAATATTAATAATGCAGTTTTTCAATACCGCATTAATAGTCAGACAATTTCTAATAATGGGAATGGGAAAGTATTGATGGAGGCTACGGTAGAGATTTGGAAGTGGTATGAGCAGTTTTTGTCAGAAGAACCAATAAATAGTGAAGATAAGCTATATTGGAAATTACTGAAGAAATCATTGCAAGAACGTTTCTGTAAACTTAGGTATGCCATTATTGCCCGTGATTTGGTAAAAAATACTTTTTCAAATCTTTGGTATTGGGTTAAATTGCGTGATATTTATAGTTTAAGTTATTTATTGATATTGAGATCTTTTATATCAGGTTTCTACTATAGATTGAAAATAAAAAAAACTAATTACTGA
- a CDS encoding lipopolysaccharide biosynthesis protein yields the protein MGINNYYISSFFWSTLAKILNAILGFISVPLLLGYYGKAEYGILSIATACNGYMHLLDLGMNTGTVKFFSLWKAEGKQTLIYQVARTNISFYLLVACVNVIALVALALFGEELFSVTHEQFLQLRMCLFIIAIFSIFSWITTVFNQLLIADKKIGFTMQVQCGQILLKMLLVLVVLWLNLSLSVYFFCLTALLALLLLPYAIKCRKEQLIDSLKPAAYWKEFRIVLTFSLSIFTLSLFQVTATQSRPIILSIFSSNGAETVSEYRILEVIPQLIILIGGTFSGIFLPKVSEMVAQNNQQEIEHFAYRWTTLTTVLANILCIPFIFCASEVLSAYVGVGYANLSKWLIVWCLIVLMQIHTTPCNALIMAYGRMKLLIITSAIACVLSIVINIVLCSRYEVGSAIVGYLVYILIVIGLYYIVYYKKIVNLSRWRMFRCFIVPTLISLLMLVLASLIPMKMEWFSIFDERLQYISICIIKSLLWLIPYLALLCGLHIVDLKLFRK from the coding sequence ATGGGGATAAACAACTATTATATTTCATCTTTTTTTTGGAGTACTTTAGCTAAAATACTCAATGCTATTTTGGGATTTATTTCCGTTCCATTGCTGTTGGGATATTATGGTAAGGCGGAATATGGTATCTTGTCTATAGCAACTGCCTGCAATGGCTATATGCATTTATTAGATTTGGGAATGAATACTGGTACTGTAAAATTCTTTTCTTTATGGAAGGCAGAAGGAAAACAAACTTTGATATATCAGGTTGCACGGACAAATATTTCATTTTATTTGTTAGTAGCGTGTGTTAATGTAATAGCTCTTGTCGCTTTGGCTTTATTTGGGGAAGAATTGTTTTCTGTTACCCATGAGCAGTTTCTCCAATTACGAATGTGCTTATTTATAATTGCTATATTTTCTATTTTTAGTTGGATAACTACGGTTTTTAACCAGTTGCTGATAGCCGACAAGAAAATAGGTTTTACAATGCAAGTACAATGTGGGCAAATTTTATTAAAAATGCTTCTCGTTCTTGTTGTATTGTGGTTAAATCTGTCTCTTTCTGTTTATTTTTTCTGCTTAACTGCCCTTTTAGCCTTACTATTGTTACCTTATGCTATAAAATGCCGGAAAGAACAGCTTATTGACAGTTTGAAACCGGCTGCTTATTGGAAAGAATTTAGAATAGTACTGACCTTCAGTCTTTCGATTTTTACTCTTTCACTCTTCCAAGTAACTGCTACACAATCTCGCCCTATAATACTTAGTATATTCTCTAGTAATGGTGCTGAAACTGTTTCAGAGTATCGTATTTTAGAAGTTATCCCTCAGTTAATCATTTTGATCGGAGGAACCTTTTCTGGCATATTTCTTCCGAAGGTCTCTGAAATGGTAGCTCAGAATAATCAACAAGAAATAGAGCACTTTGCTTATAGGTGGACTACGTTGACAACCGTCCTTGCAAACATTCTTTGCATTCCTTTTATTTTTTGTGCTTCTGAGGTTTTGTCGGCTTATGTGGGTGTTGGGTATGCTAACCTTTCTAAATGGTTGATAGTTTGGTGCTTGATTGTTTTAATGCAAATACATACGACTCCTTGTAATGCACTCATAATGGCATATGGACGCATGAAATTGCTAATCATTACTTCGGCTATTGCTTGTGTTTTATCCATAGTGATAAATATTGTATTGTGTTCACGTTACGAAGTTGGTTCTGCTATTGTAGGGTATCTTGTTTATATACTTATTGTCATTGGATTGTATTATATAGTTTACTATAAAAAAATAGTTAACTTAAGCCGCTGGAGAATGTTCCGCTGTTTTATTGTTCCCACTTTAATATCTCTGCTGATGCTCGTTCTTGCATCTTTAATACCTATGAAGATGGAATGGTTTTCTATATTTGATGAGCGTCTGCAATATATAAGTATTTGTATAATAAAATCGTTATTGTGGCTTATACCATATTTAGCACTCCTTTGTGGGTTGCATATTGTTGATTTGAAGTTATTTAGAAAATAA
- a CDS encoding polysaccharide pyruvyl transferase family protein, producing MRIILSGGWGFGNLGDDAILLASIKILKWKYPLSNIVVLTNNVKETEQILLDQSEIEIEESIFKKKFGDVRINVSMNISLKIKQYIKRKINKYEIKVKNAIKSDLLLNEICSEQNADAIESFKYLCESASLYIMSGGGYLNEWTEMAIAKYIESTIANKQGLKCYLIGQTIGPFISKGSFSVAKKICSLMHGIFYRDVESINDTKNMGIECQEEAIPDLALYEESFYRKKKQIVVVPFRKDIMDNIDNLCENIKRISQSNDSKIIVAVTQLWYEQIGIALFVYNSLIYRDVCAELFIPKNVFELQQVLGESRLVISQNLHGLIMAYRSNTPVISLNADRKFVTFMNMIYASNLIIEPKYVTKYNLCDLCEKALKNHKESEMKLFIDQIKSTIDKTLS from the coding sequence ATGAGAATTATTTTATCAGGTGGATGGGGATTTGGTAATTTGGGAGATGATGCCATATTGTTGGCTTCGATAAAGATACTAAAGTGGAAATATCCATTGTCGAATATTGTAGTGTTGACAAATAATGTGAAAGAAACAGAGCAAATATTATTGGATCAATCAGAGATTGAAATTGAAGAATCTATCTTTAAAAAAAAATTTGGAGATGTGCGCATTAATGTTTCAATGAATATTTCTTTGAAAATAAAGCAGTACATAAAAAGGAAAATAAACAAATACGAGATAAAAGTAAAGAATGCTATAAAGAGCGACTTATTATTAAATGAAATATGTTCAGAACAAAATGCTGATGCTATAGAATCTTTCAAATATCTTTGTGAATCTGCAAGTCTGTATATAATGTCAGGTGGTGGTTATTTGAATGAATGGACAGAAATGGCTATAGCAAAGTATATTGAATCTACTATTGCCAATAAGCAGGGATTAAAATGTTATCTTATTGGTCAAACAATTGGACCTTTCATTTCCAAAGGTAGCTTTAGTGTAGCTAAAAAGATTTGTTCTTTAATGCATGGTATCTTTTATCGAGATGTAGAGTCCATTAATGATACAAAAAACATGGGGATAGAATGCCAAGAAGAAGCTATTCCAGATTTGGCATTATATGAGGAGTCCTTTTACAGAAAGAAAAAACAAATAGTTGTTGTGCCATTCAGAAAAGATATAATGGATAATATAGACAATTTATGTGAAAACATAAAAAGAATATCCCAAAGTAATGATTCAAAAATAATTGTAGCTGTTACACAACTTTGGTATGAACAAATAGGAATAGCTTTGTTTGTTTATAATTCATTGATATATAGGGATGTATGTGCGGAACTCTTTATTCCCAAAAATGTATTTGAATTACAACAGGTCTTGGGAGAATCTAGATTAGTTATATCTCAAAATCTACATGGTCTTATTATGGCATACCGAAGTAATACACCTGTCATTAGTCTAAATGCAGACCGTAAATTTGTTACGTTTATGAATATGATTTATGCATCGAATTTAATAATTGAACCTAAATATGTTACAAAATATAATTTGTGTGATCTATGTGAGAAAGCGCTTAAAAATCACAAAGAGAGTGAGATGAAATTGTTTATTGATCAAATAAAGAGCACTATTGATAAGACACTCAGTTAG